One Onychostoma macrolepis isolate SWU-2019 chromosome 10, ASM1243209v1, whole genome shotgun sequence genomic region harbors:
- the LOC131548485 gene encoding uncharacterized protein LOC131548485 has product MKEHHLQLNLAKTELLVFPAAPTLQHDITIQLGSSTITPSTSVRNLGVIFDDQLTFKDHIAKTARSCRFALHNIRKIRPFLTENAAQLLVQALVISRLDYCNALLAGLPSNTVKPLQMIQNAAARLVFKEPKRAHVTPLFISLHWLPVAARIKFKTMMLAYRTTTGSAPAYMHSLLRIYIPSRSLRSASERRLVVPSQRGSKSLSRTFSFTIPGWWNDLPTHIRSAGSLSIFKQQLKTHLFRHYLTSPYR; this is encoded by the coding sequence atgaaagaacatcaccttcagctcaacctggcaaagactgagcttcttgtctttcccgccgctccaactctacagcatgacatcacgatccagttaggttcatcaacaattaccccatcaacttcggtcagaaatcttggtgtaatctttgatgaccagctgaccttcaaagaccacattgcaaagactgctcgatcttgcaggtttgcactacacaacatcagaaagatcaggccctttctgacggagaatgctgcacaacttcttgtccaggcccttgtcatttctaggctggactactgcaatgctcttctggctggacttccatcgaacacagtcaaacctctacaaatgattcagaatgcggcggcacgactggtcttcaaggaacccaaaagagcccatgttacacctctctttatctcattgcattggctaccagtcgcagctcgcatcaagttcaagacaatgatgcttgcttatagaacaaccacaggctcagcacccgcctacatgcactcactattaagaatctacatcccctccagaagtctgagatctgctagtgagcgacgcctcgtggtaccatcacaaagaggctcaaaatcactctccagaacgttctcgttcaccattcctggctggtggaatgatcttcccacccatattcggagtgctggatccctgtcaatcttcaagcaacagctgaaaactcatctctttcgacactacttgacttcaccctacagataa